A genomic segment from uncultured Marinifilum sp. encodes:
- a CDS encoding diphosphomevalonate decarboxylase produces the protein MIDSSNSGSVSWKSPSNIALIKYWGKKGNQLPCNPSISMSLQNSLSQTKLSYKPKTKGNQLSFLFEGKRQIAFEQRIAKFFENLSDHFQFLNDFQFSISSENTFPHSAGIASSASAMSSLALCLCSMEEAVMGAKMNEATFYQKASTIARLGSGSASRSVYGGFVAWGKSNSFSNSFNEYAVPFSQYTHPVFQDYQDTILLVSSKKKEISSSVGHQLMNNHPYASSRFAQANTNFDRMLAVLQSGNLDEFIEIMENEALSLHALMMNSTPSYTLLKPNTLELIERIKSFRLSTKLPIGFTLDAGPNIHLLYPKSEKEKILPFIDSELSLFLENGKYIIDKSGEGPKKLKI, from the coding sequence ATGATAGATAGTTCAAATTCAGGATCTGTAAGTTGGAAAAGTCCTTCAAATATTGCTTTAATTAAATATTGGGGCAAGAAAGGAAATCAATTGCCTTGTAATCCTTCAATAAGTATGAGCTTACAAAATTCTCTTTCACAAACAAAACTAAGCTATAAACCAAAAACTAAAGGAAATCAGTTAAGCTTTTTGTTCGAAGGAAAGAGACAAATAGCTTTTGAACAGCGCATTGCAAAGTTTTTTGAGAACTTGTCCGATCATTTTCAATTTCTAAACGATTTTCAATTTTCTATTTCTTCTGAAAATACATTTCCACATTCTGCTGGTATTGCCAGTTCGGCATCGGCAATGAGTTCTTTAGCTCTTTGTTTATGTAGCATGGAAGAAGCAGTAATGGGTGCAAAAATGAATGAAGCTACGTTTTACCAAAAAGCCAGCACCATTGCCCGATTAGGCTCTGGAAGTGCATCTCGATCTGTTTATGGTGGTTTTGTAGCTTGGGGTAAAAGCAATTCTTTTTCCAACTCTTTTAATGAGTATGCAGTTCCTTTTTCGCAATATACACATCCTGTTTTTCAGGATTATCAGGATACAATTTTGCTGGTTAGTTCTAAAAAGAAGGAAATCTCTAGTTCGGTAGGACATCAATTAATGAATAATCATCCTTATGCATCGTCTCGTTTTGCTCAGGCAAATACAAATTTTGATAGAATGTTGGCTGTATTGCAATCGGGTAATCTAGACGAATTTATCGAGATTATGGAAAATGAAGCATTAAGCCTGCATGCTTTAATGATGAATTCGACACCTTCCTACACTTTACTAAAACCAAATACACTTGAATTAATCGAAAGAATTAAATCTTTTCGTTTAAGCACTAAGCTTCCTATTGGCTTTACTTTAGATGCAGGACCTAATATACATTTACTATATCCTAAATCGGAAAAGGAAAAAATATTGCCCTTTATCGATTCTGAATTAAGTCTGTTTCTTGAAAATGGAAAATACATTATTGATAAATCAGGAGAAGGACCAAAAAAACTAAAAATTTAA